The proteins below come from a single Sorghum bicolor cultivar BTx623 chromosome 4, Sorghum_bicolor_NCBIv3, whole genome shotgun sequence genomic window:
- the LOC8064223 gene encoding protein ORANGE-LIKE, chloroplastic, whose amino-acid sequence MSYLAAPPAAPPTAGARMLRAAAPLRPTWPCRGLQHYHAARGTTTGRGEACCARRPLVLRRCSPTGESRAASGDGGLSSFCIIEGPETIEDFVQMQSQEIEDNIKSRRNKIFLLMEEVRRLRVQQRIRTSESKDANTEENEMPEIPSTIPFMPDASPKTMKQLYMTSFSVISGIIIFGGLVAPVLELKLGLGGTSYEDFIRTLHLPLQLSQVDPIVASFSGGAVGVISALMLVEVRNVRQQEKKRCTYCHGTGYLPCARCSASGMLLNTKHFSLLGHNMWSMKGRCQNCSGAGKVMCPTCLCTGMAMASEHDPRIDPFD is encoded by the exons ATGTCCTACCTCGCCGCGCCGCCGGCGGCACCGCCAACGGCGGGAGCGCGCATGCTCCGCGCGGCCGCTCCTTTGCGCCCGACATGGCCGTGTCGGGGCCTGCAGCATTATCACGCGGCGCGGGGGACGACGAcgggacggggtgaagcctgCTGCGCCCGGCGGCCGCTGGTGCTGCGGCGGTGCTCCCCGACTGGCGAGTCCAGAGCGGCGTCCGGGGACGGCGGCCTCTCCAG CTTTTGTATAATTGAAGGTCCAGAGACAATCGAGGACTTCGTTCAAATGCAATCACAAGAGATTGAGGACAACATCAAGAGCCGACGTAACAAAATTTTCCTTCTGATGGAAGAG GTTAGACGATTGCGAGTGCAGCAGCGTATCCGAACTTCTGAAAGCAAAGATGCCAACACTGAAGAAAATGAAATGCCTGAGATTCCATCAACTATTCCATTTATGCCTGATGCG TCACCAAAGACTATGAAGCAACTCTATATGACATCATTCTCTGTCATATCTGGGATAATCATTTTCGGAGGCTTGGTAGCCCCAGTA CTTGAACTGAAATTAGGGCTGGGTGGCACATCTTATGAAGATTTTATTAGGACCTTGCACTTACCTCTTCAATTGAG TCAGGTAGATCCTATAGTGGCATCATTTTCAGGTGGTGCAGTTGGTGTTATCTCAGCTTTAATGTTGGTTGAAGTGAGAAATGTCAGGCAGCAAGAGAAGAAAAGATGCACATATTGCCATGGGACTG GATACTTGCCATGTGCTCGCTGCTCTGCTAGTGGGATGTTATTGAACACAAAGCACTTTTCATTATTGGGGCATAATATGTGGTCAATGAAAGGAAGGTGTCAGAATTGTTCTGGAGCTGGAAAG GTGATGTGCCCGACGTGCTTGTGCACAGGAATGGCGATGGCAAGTGAGCATGATCCACGGATTGACCCTTTTGATTAG
- the LOC8058654 gene encoding cysteine and histidine-rich domain-containing protein RAR1 isoform X1, which produces MSTTTEAAAKSGTAAPVRCQRIGCDAVFTDDDNPEGSCQYHPSAPMFHDGMKEWSCCKQRSHDFSLFLQIPGCTTGKHTTEKPITKAVSTNNPIKATPIQASKQGVGVEACARCRQGFFCSDHGSQPKPQKPSATDDTNKEPVEKSSVPPPKKRIDINEPRICKNKGCGKSYKEKDNHDSACDYHPGPAVFHDRMRGWKCCDIHVKEFDEFMEIPPCTKGWHNADAV; this is translated from the exons ATGTCGACGAcgacggaggcggcggcgaagaGTGGCACAGCCGCACCGGTGAGGTGCCAGCGGATCGGCTGTGACGCCGTATTCACCGACGACGACAACCCCGAGGGCTCCTGCCAATACCACCCCTCC GCT CCTATGTTTCATGACGGCATGAAAGAGTGGAGCTGCTGCAAGCAAAGAAGCCATGATTTCAGCTTATTTTTGCAGATACCTGG ATGCACAACAGGAAAGCATACAACCGAAAAACCAATTACAAAAGCTGTTTCAACTAATAACCCTATAAAGGCAACACCAATCCAGGCCTCTAAGCAGGGTGTGGGAGTTGAAGCGTGTGCAAGGTGTCGTCAAGGTTTCTTTTGCTCTGATCATG GATCACAGCCCAAGCCACAAAAACCATCTGCTACTGATGATACAAACAAGGAACCTGTTGAGAAATCCTCTGTTCCACCGCCCAAGAAAAGGATCGATATAAATGAACCGAGGATATGTAAAAATAAAGGATGTGGTAAATCCTACAAGGAGAAGGATAACCATGATTCTGCATGTGACTACCATCCAGGTCCTGCTGTTTTCCATGACAGGATGAGAGGG TGGAAATGCTGTGATATTCATGTCAAGGAATTTGATGAGTTTATGGAGATACCTCCATGCACAAAGGGTTGGCATAATGCTGACGCGGTGTGA
- the LOC8058654 gene encoding cysteine and histidine-rich domain-containing protein RAR1 isoform X2 produces MSTTTEAAAKSGTAAPVRCQRIGCDAVFTDDDNPEGSCQYHPSPMFHDGMKEWSCCKQRSHDFSLFLQIPGCTTGKHTTEKPITKAVSTNNPIKATPIQASKQGVGVEACARCRQGFFCSDHGSQPKPQKPSATDDTNKEPVEKSSVPPPKKRIDINEPRICKNKGCGKSYKEKDNHDSACDYHPGPAVFHDRMRGWKCCDIHVKEFDEFMEIPPCTKGWHNADAV; encoded by the exons ATGTCGACGAcgacggaggcggcggcgaagaGTGGCACAGCCGCACCGGTGAGGTGCCAGCGGATCGGCTGTGACGCCGTATTCACCGACGACGACAACCCCGAGGGCTCCTGCCAATACCACCCCTCC CCTATGTTTCATGACGGCATGAAAGAGTGGAGCTGCTGCAAGCAAAGAAGCCATGATTTCAGCTTATTTTTGCAGATACCTGG ATGCACAACAGGAAAGCATACAACCGAAAAACCAATTACAAAAGCTGTTTCAACTAATAACCCTATAAAGGCAACACCAATCCAGGCCTCTAAGCAGGGTGTGGGAGTTGAAGCGTGTGCAAGGTGTCGTCAAGGTTTCTTTTGCTCTGATCATG GATCACAGCCCAAGCCACAAAAACCATCTGCTACTGATGATACAAACAAGGAACCTGTTGAGAAATCCTCTGTTCCACCGCCCAAGAAAAGGATCGATATAAATGAACCGAGGATATGTAAAAATAAAGGATGTGGTAAATCCTACAAGGAGAAGGATAACCATGATTCTGCATGTGACTACCATCCAGGTCCTGCTGTTTTCCATGACAGGATGAGAGGG TGGAAATGCTGTGATATTCATGTCAAGGAATTTGATGAGTTTATGGAGATACCTCCATGCACAAAGGGTTGGCATAATGCTGACGCGGTGTGA
- the LOC8064224 gene encoding uncharacterized protein LOC8064224, whose translation MAPRFPLVLVGALLAVALGAVPCESAAAAPRLRGSVACLDCAAGHDLSGVVVAVKCAGNGDGGGAGMHAAQTDGGGNFDVAVPGASASSASQPCAARVLGATEQLCAPQRLTVARVVPARARAPGSAAAASYVLGSRLAFFTRCAAATGSSAVATTMAADRDHHHNQGNAPPEPELRPTAPAVPTPVSPPPFAGGGNSPPFGFGGLPLIVFFPFIPIIGIP comes from the exons ATGGCTCCTCGGTTTCCCCTCGTCCTCGTCGGGGCGCTCCTCGCCGTCGCGCTCGGCGCGGTGCCCTGCGAGAGCGCCGCGGCCGCGCCCCGCCTCCGCGGCTCCGTCGCCTGCCTCGACTGCGCCGCGGGACACGACCTCTCCG gtgtggtggtggcggtgaaaTGCGCCGgcaacggcgacggcggcggcgcgggtatGCACGCGGCGCAGACCGACGGTGGCGGCAACTTCGACGTGGCCGTGCCAGGAGCGTCAGCCTCTTCGGCCTCGCAGCCGTGCGCGGCGAGGGTCCTCGGCGCCACGGAGCAGCTCTGCGCGCCACAGCGGCTCACGGTCGCGCGCGTCGTCCCGGCACGGGCGCGGGCGCCtggctccgccgccgccgcctcgtatGTCTTGGGCTCCCGCCTCGCCTTCTTCACAAGGTGCGCCGCAGCTACCGGCAGCTCCGCTGTCGCGACGACCATGGCGGCCGACCGTGACCACCACCACAACCAGGGGAACGCCCCACCGGAGCCAGAGCTAAGGCCGACGGCCCCGGCGGTGCCGACGCCGGTGTCGCCTCCGCCATTTGCTGGAGGCGGCAACAGCCCACCCTTCGGTTTTGGAGGACTGCCTCTCATCGTCTTCTTCCCGTTCATCCCGATCATCGGCATCCCTTGA